One Paraburkholderia agricolaris genomic region harbors:
- a CDS encoding methyltransferase domain-containing protein yields MSDPTQPSAPDFASRDPNSPEFWDERFERHFMPWDQAGVPSAFQSFASRHSGGAVLIPGCGSAYEALWLAEQGNPVRAIDFSPAAVAAAREQLGAQHAQLVEQADFFTYEPPFTPAWVYERAFLCALPLARRADYAQRMAELLPAGALLAGFYFMGATPKGPPFGIERAELDALLMPHFDLIEDEAVSDSIAVFAGRERWMTWRRRG; encoded by the coding sequence ATGAGCGATCCCACCCAGCCCTCCGCGCCTGATTTCGCGAGCCGCGATCCCAACTCGCCTGAGTTCTGGGACGAACGCTTCGAACGCCATTTCATGCCGTGGGATCAGGCCGGCGTGCCGTCCGCGTTCCAATCTTTCGCCAGCAGGCACAGCGGCGGCGCCGTGCTGATTCCGGGCTGCGGCAGTGCCTACGAGGCGCTCTGGCTGGCCGAGCAGGGCAATCCGGTTCGAGCGATCGATTTCTCACCAGCCGCCGTGGCTGCGGCGCGCGAGCAACTGGGCGCGCAGCATGCGCAACTGGTCGAGCAGGCCGACTTTTTCACTTACGAACCGCCGTTCACGCCAGCATGGGTCTACGAGCGCGCGTTCCTTTGCGCGTTGCCGTTGGCGCGCCGCGCAGACTACGCGCAACGGATGGCGGAATTGTTACCGGCGGGTGCGTTGCTGGCAGGTTTCTATTTCATGGGTGCGACGCCAAAAGGGCCACCGTTCGGCATCGAGCGTGCCGAGCTCGACGCGTTGCTCATGCCGCATTTCGATCTGATCGAAGATGAGGCTGTGAGCGACTCGATTGCCGTGTTTGCCGGCCGCGAGCGCTGGATGACCTGGCGCCGCCGTGGTTGA
- the clsB gene encoding cardiolipin synthase ClsB: MSVGGARRFARLRQSLLGRRYWQRYRFTSGNEVKLLCSGDEFFAALIERIDAAQRDVVLETYIFCDDSAGEAVSAALLRAASRGVTVRVITDGIGTARLPMFNEWPLAGIDHRIYNPHLFGRFGFSRTHRKIAVVDDQFGYCGGINIVDDYENNGERLPYRRWDFAVELQGPVVADIREAFEVQWRRIRLGHRPLESLQPDLGPKTVASLGTLRRRRRNRNEALWAGGQPCVAFVARDNLINRRAIEKAYLTAIGQARNEVLLANPYFMPGRKLRRALVFAARRGVDVKLIIGRKEFKALDYAVPFLYRALLKAGVQIAEYEKTMLHGKVAVVDSNWGTVGSSNLDALSLMLNNEANVVLVNDPAIDKLRAAILAAFKDSRRIDEAHYDARPAGERLLNWLAYTAYRAAMKLLTVGGYD; this comes from the coding sequence GTGAGCGTCGGCGGCGCGCGCCGTTTTGCCCGACTCCGGCAATCGCTGCTCGGCCGCCGCTACTGGCAGCGCTACCGCTTCACCAGCGGTAACGAGGTCAAGCTGCTATGTTCCGGCGACGAGTTTTTCGCCGCGTTGATCGAGCGTATCGATGCGGCGCAGCGCGACGTGGTTCTGGAAACCTATATCTTCTGTGACGACAGCGCGGGTGAGGCCGTCAGCGCGGCTTTGCTGCGCGCTGCCTCGCGCGGCGTGACCGTGCGGGTGATTACCGACGGCATCGGCACCGCGCGCTTGCCGATGTTCAACGAATGGCCGCTCGCCGGCATCGACCACCGCATCTATAACCCGCATCTGTTCGGCCGCTTCGGCTTCTCGCGCACGCATCGCAAAATCGCGGTGGTGGACGATCAGTTCGGCTACTGCGGCGGCATCAACATCGTCGACGATTACGAGAACAACGGTGAGAGGCTGCCTTACCGGCGCTGGGATTTCGCGGTGGAATTGCAAGGGCCCGTGGTCGCCGATATCCGCGAGGCGTTCGAGGTGCAATGGCGGCGGATTCGCCTCGGGCATCGGCCTCTGGAATCTCTGCAGCCCGATCTTGGGCCGAAGACCGTGGCGTCGCTCGGCACACTGCGTCGCCGGCGCCGCAATCGCAACGAGGCGCTCTGGGCCGGCGGTCAACCTTGCGTGGCCTTCGTCGCGCGCGACAACCTGATCAACCGCCGCGCCATCGAAAAGGCGTATCTGACTGCGATCGGCCAGGCACGCAACGAAGTGCTGCTGGCCAACCCGTACTTCATGCCGGGCCGCAAGCTGCGGCGTGCGCTGGTGTTCGCGGCGCGGCGCGGCGTCGACGTGAAGCTCATCATCGGGCGCAAGGAGTTCAAGGCGCTCGATTACGCCGTGCCGTTCCTGTATCGGGCGCTGCTCAAGGCCGGCGTGCAGATCGCCGAGTACGAGAAAACCATGCTGCACGGCAAGGTCGCGGTAGTGGATTCGAACTGGGGGACGGTCGGTTCGTCGAACCTCGACGCGTTGAGCCTGATGCTCAACAACGAAGCCAACGTGGTGCTGGTGAACGACCCGGCAATCGACAAGCTACGCGCCGCGATCCTCGCCGCGTTCAAGGATTCGCGCCGGATCGACGAGGCGCACTACGACGCCCGGCCGGCCGGCGAGCGGTTGCTCAACTGGCTGGCCTACACGGCTTACCGGGCGGCGATGAAGCTGTTGACGGTGGGTGGTTACGATTAG
- a CDS encoding Tim44 domain-containing protein, with translation MSDSGVLSPRKVGRSLVRRIGLIAMVGLIMAGSLASLDAEARRMGGGRSIGRQSNTVQQQSTPSQPSQSNQAMQQRAQPAPAPAPTPAAAPNRSRWLGPIAGLAAGLGIAALLSHFGLGGAFAGAMANIIVIAVLAMIGIWLIRRFMGRKRDTAQPAYAGGSPSLNAGGTGYTQEPRYTAPPTGSYLEPQGNPLSTPSINTAPVVPAGFDSDAFLRNAKVYFVRLQAAWDVGNTEDIREFTTPEMFAEVKVDLSSRGAESNQTDVVQLNAELLGVEERATEYFASVRFSGLIRESAGAAAEPFVEVWNLTKSNRPGEGWLLAGIQQVVQH, from the coding sequence ATGTCCGATTCAGGTGTGTTATCTCCCCGTAAGGTTGGGCGGTCGTTGGTGAGAAGAATCGGACTGATCGCGATGGTCGGTCTGATCATGGCCGGCTCTCTCGCCTCGCTCGATGCGGAAGCTCGCCGCATGGGCGGTGGCCGTAGTATTGGCCGTCAGTCGAACACGGTTCAGCAACAATCGACCCCGTCGCAACCTTCCCAAAGCAATCAGGCGATGCAGCAGCGCGCGCAGCCGGCACCGGCTCCTGCGCCGACACCTGCGGCGGCGCCTAACCGCTCGCGCTGGCTCGGACCGATCGCCGGTCTTGCGGCCGGTCTCGGTATCGCGGCGCTGTTGTCGCACTTCGGTCTGGGCGGCGCATTCGCCGGCGCCATGGCCAACATCATTGTGATTGCGGTGCTCGCGATGATCGGCATCTGGCTGATCCGCCGTTTCATGGGCCGCAAACGCGACACGGCTCAACCGGCCTACGCCGGCGGCTCGCCGTCGCTGAATGCGGGTGGTACCGGCTACACGCAGGAACCGCGTTATACCGCTCCGCCCACGGGCTCCTACCTCGAACCGCAAGGCAACCCGCTGAGCACGCCGTCGATCAATACCGCCCCGGTCGTGCCGGCCGGCTTTGATTCGGACGCGTTCCTGCGCAACGCCAAGGTGTACTTCGTGCGCCTGCAAGCCGCGTGGGACGTCGGCAACACGGAAGACATCCGTGAATTCACCACGCCGGAAATGTTCGCCGAAGTAAAGGTCGATCTGTCGTCGCGCGGCGCCGAGTCCAATCAGACGGACGTGGTGCAACTGAATGCGGAGTTGCTGGGCGTTGAAGAACGTGCGACCGAGTACTTCGCCAGCGTGCGCTTCTCCGGCCTGATCCGTGAATCGGCGGGTGCGGCGGCTGAGCCGTTCGTCGAAGTGTGGAACCTGACGAAGTCGAACCGGCCGGGTGAAGGCTGGCTGCTGGCCGGTATCCAGCAAGTGGTGCAGCACTAA
- a CDS encoding DUF502 domain-containing protein encodes MTTKKTTLKSVFLTGLLVLVPLAITLWVLGLIIGTMDQTLLLLPSAWQPERLFGFRLPGLGAVLTLAFIFVVGLLTQNFIGQKLVKWWEVVVAHIPVVGPIYTSVKQVSDTLLSSSGNAFRKALLIEYPRRGSYTIAFLTGIPGGDVLNHLKEDHVSVYVPTTPNPTSGFFLMVPKSEVIELDMTVDAALKYIVSMGVVAPSAPPAPVRRTTVEPPL; translated from the coding sequence ATGACGACGAAAAAAACGACGCTCAAATCGGTGTTCCTGACTGGCCTGCTGGTGCTGGTGCCTCTGGCTATCACACTGTGGGTGCTCGGCCTGATCATCGGCACGATGGACCAGACGCTGCTGCTGCTGCCGAGCGCATGGCAACCGGAGCGCCTGTTCGGCTTCCGTTTGCCGGGCCTCGGCGCGGTCCTTACGCTGGCGTTCATCTTTGTCGTCGGTCTGTTGACGCAAAACTTCATCGGCCAGAAGCTCGTGAAGTGGTGGGAAGTCGTGGTCGCGCACATTCCGGTGGTCGGCCCGATCTACACCAGCGTGAAGCAGGTGTCGGACACTTTGTTGTCGAGCAGCGGCAATGCGTTTCGCAAGGCGCTCCTGATCGAGTATCCGCGCCGCGGCTCCTATACGATCGCGTTTCTGACCGGTATTCCGGGCGGCGACGTGCTCAACCACCTGAAAGAAGATCACGTCAGCGTGTATGTGCCGACTACGCCGAATCCAACGTCCGGCTTCTTCCTGATGGTGCCCAAGAGCGAAGTGATCGAACTCGACATGACAGTCGACGCCGCGCTCAAGTACATCGTCTCGATGGGCGTCGTGGCGCCGTCCGCGCCGCCGGCGCCGGTGCGCCGCACGACAGTCGAGCCTCCGCTGTAA
- the aspS gene encoding aspartate--tRNA ligase produces MSMRSEYCGLVTEELLGQSVSLCGWVSRRRDHGGVIFIDLRDREGLVQVVCDPDRAEMFKTAEGVRNEFCLQIKGVVRARPEGTTNASLKSGKIEVLCHELIVLNPSITPPFQLDDDNLSETTRLTHRVLDLRRPQMQHNLRLRYRVAIEVRKYLDSLGFIDIETPMLTKSTPEGARDYLVPSRTNPGQFFALPQSPQLFKQLLMVANFDRYYQIVKCFRDEDLRADRQPEFTQIDCETSFLSEQEIRDLFEAMIRHVFKETIGVELAEKFPVMEYSEAMRRFGSDKPDLRVKLEFTDLTDAVKDVDFKVFSTPANTKDGRVAAIRVPKGGELSRGDIDSYTEFVRIYGAKGLAWIKVNEVAKGRDGLQSPIVKNLHDEAVKAIIERTGAQDGDIIFFAADRAKVVNDSLGALRLKIGHSEFGKANGLVESGWKPLWVIDFPMFEYDEEDNRYVAAHHPFTSPKDEHLEYLETDPARCLAKAYDMVLNGWEIGGGSVRIHREEVQSKVFRALKIGAEEAQAKFGFLLDALQYGAPPHGGIAFGLDRIITMMAGADSIRDVIAFPKTQRAQCLLTQAPSEVDERQLRELHIRLRQPEPKV; encoded by the coding sequence ATGTCGATGAGATCTGAATACTGCGGTCTGGTGACCGAAGAACTGCTGGGCCAATCTGTCTCGCTGTGCGGCTGGGTAAGCCGCCGCCGTGACCATGGCGGCGTCATCTTCATCGACCTGCGCGACCGCGAAGGCCTCGTTCAGGTCGTCTGCGATCCGGATCGCGCGGAAATGTTCAAGACGGCCGAAGGCGTGCGCAACGAGTTCTGTCTGCAGATCAAGGGCGTGGTTCGTGCTCGTCCGGAAGGCACCACGAACGCTTCGCTCAAGAGCGGCAAGATCGAAGTGCTGTGCCACGAGCTGATCGTGCTGAACCCTTCGATCACGCCGCCGTTCCAGCTCGACGACGACAACCTGTCGGAAACCACGCGCCTCACGCACCGTGTGCTCGACCTGCGCCGTCCGCAGATGCAGCACAACCTGCGTCTGCGTTACCGCGTCGCGATCGAAGTGCGCAAGTACCTCGACTCGCTGGGCTTCATCGACATCGAAACGCCGATGCTCACCAAGAGCACGCCGGAAGGCGCGCGCGACTACCTCGTGCCGTCGCGCACCAACCCGGGCCAGTTCTTCGCGCTGCCGCAATCGCCGCAACTGTTCAAGCAGTTGCTGATGGTGGCGAACTTCGATCGCTACTACCAGATCGTCAAGTGCTTCCGCGACGAAGACCTGCGCGCCGACCGCCAGCCGGAATTCACGCAGATCGACTGTGAAACCTCGTTCCTGTCGGAACAGGAAATTCGCGATCTGTTCGAAGCGATGATCCGTCACGTGTTCAAGGAAACGATCGGCGTCGAACTGGCCGAGAAATTCCCGGTCATGGAGTACTCGGAAGCCATGCGCCGTTTCGGTTCGGACAAGCCGGACCTGCGCGTGAAGCTCGAATTCACCGACTTGACGGACGCAGTTAAAGACGTCGACTTCAAGGTGTTCAGCACGCCGGCCAACACGAAAGACGGCCGCGTCGCGGCGATCCGCGTGCCGAAGGGCGGCGAACTCTCGCGTGGCGACATCGACAGCTACACGGAATTCGTGCGTATCTACGGCGCGAAGGGTCTCGCGTGGATCAAGGTCAACGAAGTGGCAAAGGGCCGTGACGGTCTGCAAAGCCCGATCGTCAAGAACCTGCACGACGAAGCGGTCAAGGCGATCATCGAGCGCACCGGCGCGCAAGACGGCGACATCATCTTCTTCGCGGCGGATCGCGCGAAAGTGGTGAACGACAGCCTGGGCGCACTGCGTCTGAAGATCGGTCATTCGGAATTCGGCAAGGCCAACGGCCTGGTCGAATCCGGCTGGAAGCCGCTGTGGGTGATCGACTTCCCGATGTTCGAGTACGACGAGGAAGACAACCGCTACGTCGCCGCGCATCACCCGTTCACGAGCCCGAAAGACGAGCACCTCGAGTATCTGGAAACGGATCCGGCGCGCTGTCTCGCCAAGGCTTACGACATGGTGTTGAACGGCTGGGAAATCGGCGGCGGTTCTGTGCGTATCCACCGTGAAGAAGTGCAGAGCAAGGTGTTCCGCGCGCTGAAGATCGGCGCGGAAGAAGCGCAAGCCAAGTTCGGCTTCCTGCTCGACGCGCTGCAATACGGCGCGCCGCCGCACGGTGGTATCGCATTCGGTCTGGACCGCATCATCACGATGATGGCCGGCGCCGATTCGATTCGCGACGTGATCGCGTTCCCGAAGACGCAACGCGCGCAGTGTCTGCTCACGCAGGCGCCGAGTGAAGTGGACGAGCGCCAGCTGCGCGAATTGCACATCCGTCTGCGCCAGCCGGAACCGAAGGTCTAA
- a CDS encoding ubiquinone biosynthesis accessory factor UbiJ, translating into MTLAAKPFAAAVNHLLARESWARERLAPYAGKTARLSCPPVTLMLLVQPDGYLGAVGETDTQQFDVTISVPSDALPAFMQGGQAAVMKHVKIDGDAEFATVIARLAEHLRWEPEEDLAKLIGDGPAWRVASVVRTVGEHARRTGRNLLDTAAEYLLDENPQLVRRVALEDFNAELARARDALARVEKRIERLEQKVEAHGANAPGGAATSRGTR; encoded by the coding sequence ATGACCCTCGCCGCCAAGCCCTTCGCTGCTGCCGTCAATCACCTGCTCGCCCGCGAATCGTGGGCTCGAGAGCGCCTCGCCCCGTACGCGGGCAAGACCGCCAGACTGTCCTGCCCGCCGGTCACGCTGATGCTGCTGGTGCAACCGGACGGCTATCTGGGCGCCGTCGGCGAAACCGATACGCAACAGTTCGACGTGACCATCTCGGTACCGTCCGACGCGCTGCCGGCCTTCATGCAAGGCGGCCAGGCGGCGGTGATGAAGCACGTGAAGATCGACGGCGACGCCGAATTTGCGACTGTGATCGCCAGGCTCGCCGAGCATCTGCGCTGGGAGCCGGAAGAGGATCTGGCGAAGCTGATCGGTGACGGTCCGGCGTGGCGGGTCGCGTCGGTCGTGCGTACGGTTGGCGAACATGCGCGGCGTACCGGGCGCAACCTGCTCGACACCGCCGCCGAATATCTTCTCGACGAAAATCCGCAACTGGTACGGCGCGTCGCGCTGGAAGATTTCAACGCCGAATTGGCCCGCGCCCGCGACGCTTTGGCGCGAGTGGAAAAGCGCATCGAGCGTCTTGAACAGAAGGTCGAAGCCCACGGCGCCAATGCGCCGGGCGGCGCCGCCACGTCGCGCGGCACGCGCTAG
- the nudB gene encoding dihydroneopterin triphosphate diphosphatase, whose product MPKPPKIPQSVLVVIHTPALDVLLIRRADHADFWQSVTGSKDQIDEPFIETAAREVAEETGIVVGSKLVPPSALYDWQYAIEYEIYPQFRHRYAEGVIHNTEHWFSLEVPEQIEVTLAPREHTAFLWLPYEEAASRCFSSSNADAILQLPKRLAGRLNGQPGERAR is encoded by the coding sequence ATGCCGAAACCGCCGAAGATTCCGCAATCCGTACTCGTTGTCATCCACACGCCCGCGCTCGACGTGCTGTTGATCCGGCGCGCCGATCACGCGGATTTCTGGCAGTCGGTGACCGGTTCTAAAGACCAGATCGACGAACCCTTCATTGAGACCGCGGCCCGCGAAGTGGCCGAGGAAACCGGCATTGTGGTCGGCAGCAAGCTGGTGCCGCCGAGTGCGCTGTACGACTGGCAGTATGCGATCGAGTATGAGATCTACCCTCAGTTCCGGCATCGCTATGCCGAGGGCGTGATTCACAACACCGAGCACTGGTTCAGCCTGGAAGTGCCCGAGCAGATCGAGGTGACGCTCGCGCCGCGCGAGCACACCGCGTTTCTGTGGCTGCCGTATGAAGAAGCGGCCTCACGCTGCTTTTCGTCGTCGAATGCCGACGCGATCCTGCAATTGCCGAAGCGGCTTGCTGGGCGCCTGAATGGCCAGCCCGGGGAGCGTGCCCGGTGA
- the ubiB gene encoding ubiquinone biosynthesis regulatory protein kinase UbiB: MRFLRFLKIFFTVIRFGLDEMMLSRVNDRRVRLLLRITTIGRKFDAPPGVRLRLALESLGPIFVKFGQVLSTRRDLLPVDIANELAKLQDQVPPFDSAVAIGLVEKSLGAPVDVLFDDFERVPVASASIAQVHFAKVKAGQHAGKAVAVKVLRPNMLPVIDSDLALLRDIAVWAERLWADGKRLKPREVVAEFDKYLHDELDLMREAANGSQLRRNFAGLDLLLVPEMYWEFCTPTVLVMERMVGVPISQVETLRAAGVDIPKLAREGVEIFFTQVFRDGFFHADMHPGNIQVSLDPAHFGRYIALDFGIIGALSDFDKNYLAQNFLAFFKRDYHRVATLHLESGWVPPTTRVEELESAIRAVCEPYFDRALKDISLGQVLMRLFSTSRRFNVEIQPQLVLLQKTMLNVEGLGRSLDPELDLWKTAKPYLERWMNEQIGLRGWYERLKIEAPQWSKTLPQLPRLIHHVLAERHDNARGANDEMIRQILLEQKRTNRLLQGLLLFGVAVGVGAVAARAFLAFAYGA; the protein is encoded by the coding sequence ATGCGTTTTCTGCGTTTCCTCAAGATTTTCTTCACGGTCATCCGATTCGGTCTCGATGAGATGATGCTCAGCCGTGTCAACGACCGGCGTGTGCGTCTATTGCTGCGTATCACCACCATCGGCCGCAAGTTTGACGCGCCACCGGGCGTGCGTTTGCGGCTCGCGCTCGAAAGTCTCGGGCCAATCTTCGTCAAGTTCGGCCAGGTGCTGTCTACGCGGCGCGATCTGCTGCCGGTCGATATCGCCAATGAACTGGCCAAGCTGCAGGATCAGGTCCCACCGTTCGATTCGGCGGTGGCGATCGGACTGGTCGAGAAGTCGCTCGGCGCGCCGGTCGACGTGCTGTTCGACGATTTCGAGCGGGTGCCGGTGGCGAGCGCGTCTATCGCGCAGGTTCACTTTGCGAAGGTGAAAGCGGGGCAGCACGCCGGCAAGGCGGTCGCCGTGAAGGTGCTGCGGCCGAATATGCTGCCGGTGATCGACTCCGACCTGGCGTTGCTGCGCGATATCGCGGTGTGGGCCGAGCGCCTGTGGGCCGATGGCAAGCGACTCAAGCCGCGCGAGGTGGTGGCCGAATTCGACAAGTATCTGCACGACGAACTCGATCTGATGCGCGAAGCGGCCAACGGCAGCCAGTTGCGCCGCAACTTTGCCGGGCTCGATCTGCTGCTGGTGCCGGAAATGTACTGGGAGTTCTGCACGCCCACGGTGCTGGTGATGGAACGCATGGTCGGCGTGCCGATCAGCCAGGTGGAAACGCTGCGCGCGGCGGGTGTCGATATTCCGAAGCTGGCGCGCGAAGGCGTCGAAATTTTCTTCACCCAGGTCTTCCGCGACGGCTTTTTCCACGCCGACATGCACCCGGGCAACATTCAGGTGAGCCTCGATCCGGCGCACTTTGGCCGCTATATCGCGCTCGACTTCGGCATCATCGGCGCGCTGTCGGATTTCGACAAAAACTATCTCGCGCAGAATTTCCTCGCTTTCTTCAAGCGTGACTACCACCGCGTGGCCACGCTGCATCTGGAGTCCGGCTGGGTGCCGCCTACTACTCGGGTCGAAGAACTGGAAAGTGCGATCCGCGCGGTGTGCGAGCCCTATTTCGATCGCGCATTGAAGGATATTTCGCTCGGCCAGGTGTTGATGCGCCTGTTCTCGACCTCGCGCCGCTTCAATGTGGAAATCCAGCCGCAACTGGTGCTGCTGCAAAAAACCATGCTTAACGTGGAAGGGCTCGGCCGCTCGCTCGATCCTGAACTGGACTTGTGGAAGACGGCCAAGCCCTATCTCGAACGCTGGATGAACGAGCAGATCGGTCTGCGCGGCTGGTACGAGCGGCTGAAGATCGAAGCGCCGCAGTGGAGCAAGACGTTGCCGCAGTTGCCGCGCCTGATTCATCACGTGCTGGCCGAGCGTCACGACAACGCGCGCGGCGCGAACGACGAGATGATTCGCCAGATCCTGCTGGAGCAGAAGCGCACCAACCGGTTGCTGCAAGGGTTGCTGCTGTTCGGCGTGGCGGTTGGCGTCGGCGCGGTGGCGGCGCGGGCGTTTCTGGCCTTCGCCTACGGCGCCTAA
- a CDS encoding tetratricopeptide repeat protein has translation MTLPSPDLSDPIADLYQKAVDAYYAGRFDIASAHVDEILAHAPEHAHAMHLGGLSLLALGDAEAAQRWVARALEVAAEPNFYNTLYSIQFKLGAFNDAIESLRRGLTLDPDFAAFHYNLAWALQQLDVLDQAVISYRRALELDPDNASIHNNLGFALQELGAPDTAEFHYRRAIALVPDKPTSRHNLGRTLLAKGQYDEAWPYYEDRWVSQQDSNGRPCPVPIGVSLPRWRGEKPNPSNDPAQPYSGGESLLVLHEQGLGDSLHFVRYLPLALERFSRVDYVCPPSLRRLYEQSLCSRWPGIVLLDSVPADLGDWDWHCPMMSLPLAFQTRIDTIPAEMPYLYADTSRASWWGARLGDSLPRAMPRVGIVWAGGHSIINFDKRRSLTSASIAPLLNVSNVGWISLQKTDDDAKRPDEASKAQLLDWTDELHDFAETAALIENLDLVISVDTSVAHLAAAMDKPVWLLNRFPGCWRWMNGTKSPWYPGLRLFTQFERGNWDDVLARVVAALQEEVVRQAP, from the coding sequence ATGACGCTCCCTTCCCCGGATCTTTCCGATCCCATTGCAGACCTTTACCAGAAAGCCGTCGACGCCTACTACGCGGGGCGTTTTGATATCGCATCGGCACACGTCGACGAAATCCTTGCTCATGCACCGGAGCATGCTCACGCCATGCACCTGGGCGGTTTGTCACTGCTCGCGTTGGGCGATGCCGAGGCCGCGCAGCGCTGGGTAGCGCGAGCGCTAGAAGTTGCCGCCGAACCCAACTTCTACAACACGCTCTATTCCATTCAATTCAAATTGGGCGCGTTCAATGATGCCATCGAGAGTCTCCGACGGGGCTTGACGCTCGACCCGGACTTCGCCGCATTCCATTACAACCTGGCGTGGGCCCTGCAACAACTGGATGTGCTCGACCAAGCGGTGATTAGCTACCGCCGCGCACTTGAACTCGACCCGGACAATGCATCGATCCATAACAATCTGGGCTTTGCACTACAGGAACTCGGCGCTCCGGATACGGCCGAATTCCACTACCGGCGCGCCATTGCGCTCGTGCCGGATAAGCCGACGTCCCGCCACAATCTTGGCCGAACGCTGCTTGCCAAGGGGCAATACGACGAAGCGTGGCCCTATTACGAAGATCGTTGGGTCAGCCAACAGGATAGCAATGGGCGTCCGTGCCCAGTCCCGATCGGCGTATCGCTGCCGCGCTGGCGCGGCGAGAAACCGAATCCGTCCAACGATCCGGCGCAGCCATATTCCGGCGGAGAAAGTCTGCTGGTCCTCCACGAGCAGGGGTTGGGCGACAGCCTGCACTTCGTGCGCTATCTGCCGTTGGCGCTTGAGCGTTTTTCGCGGGTTGACTATGTCTGCCCGCCATCGCTGCGGCGCCTGTATGAGCAGTCTCTGTGCTCGCGCTGGCCCGGCATTGTGTTGCTCGACTCGGTGCCCGCGGATCTGGGCGATTGGGACTGGCATTGTCCGATGATGTCCTTGCCGTTGGCATTTCAGACCCGCATCGACACCATTCCGGCTGAAATGCCGTATCTATACGCGGATACTTCGCGCGCCAGCTGGTGGGGAGCCAGGCTCGGCGATTCGTTGCCACGAGCCATGCCGCGCGTGGGTATCGTTTGGGCGGGAGGTCACTCAATCATTAACTTCGACAAGAGGCGCAGCCTGACGTCGGCGTCGATCGCACCCCTGCTGAACGTGTCGAACGTCGGCTGGATCAGCCTGCAAAAAACAGACGACGACGCGAAGCGCCCGGATGAAGCGAGCAAGGCGCAACTGCTCGACTGGACCGACGAACTGCATGATTTCGCGGAGACTGCGGCGCTCATCGAGAACCTCGACCTGGTGATTTCCGTCGACACATCCGTGGCTCATCTTGCCGCGGCGATGGATAAGCCGGTCTGGCTACTCAACCGGTTCCCCGGCTGCTGGCGCTGGATGAACGGGACAAAGAGTCCCTGGTATCCCGGCTTGCGTCTCTTCACGCAGTTCGAGCGCGGTAACTGGGACGACGTGCTGGCACGTGTCGTCGCCGCTTTGCAGGAGGAGGTCGTTCGACAGGCCCCATGA
- a CDS encoding FmdB family zinc ribbon protein, producing the protein MPIYAYRCESCGFGKDVLQKMSDPQLTQCPECGKDTFRKQVTAAGFQLKGSGWYVTDFRGGNAGASASAKPDANGGSNANSGENAAAGNDGAAKSDTASANGTAAAASSGAAATPAAPAAAPAASTSSSGSGSA; encoded by the coding sequence ATGCCGATCTACGCTTATCGTTGCGAGTCATGCGGCTTCGGGAAGGACGTGCTTCAGAAGATGAGCGACCCCCAGTTGACGCAGTGTCCCGAGTGCGGAAAAGACACATTTCGCAAGCAGGTGACTGCAGCCGGTTTCCAGTTGAAGGGCTCCGGCTGGTATGTAACCGATTTCCGCGGCGGTAATGCTGGCGCGAGCGCGTCGGCCAAGCCCGACGCGAATGGCGGCTCGAATGCGAATTCGGGCGAAAACGCCGCAGCCGGCAATGACGGCGCAGCGAAATCCGACACGGCTTCGGCCAACGGCACGGCCGCCGCCGCTTCATCGGGCGCAGCCGCAACGCCTGCCGCGCCTGCTGCCGCACCCGCCGCATCGACGAGTTCGAGCGGTTCCGGCAGCGCCTAG